A section of the Streptomyces sp. V3I8 genome encodes:
- the mce gene encoding methylmalonyl-CoA epimerase — protein sequence MLTRIDHIGIACFDLDATVEFYRATYGFEVFHSEVNEEQGVREAMLKINETSDGGASYLQLLEPTREDSAVGKWLAKNGEGVHHIAFGTADVDADAAAVRGKGVRVLYDEPRRGSMGSRITFLHPKDCHGVLTELVTSAPVESLEH from the coding sequence ATGCTGACGCGAATCGACCACATCGGGATCGCCTGTTTCGACCTCGACGCGACCGTCGAGTTCTACCGGGCCACGTACGGCTTCGAGGTGTTCCACTCCGAGGTCAACGAGGAGCAGGGCGTGCGCGAGGCCATGCTCAAGATCAATGAGACGTCCGACGGCGGCGCCTCCTACCTGCAGCTCCTGGAGCCCACCCGGGAGGACTCCGCGGTGGGGAAATGGCTGGCCAAGAACGGTGAGGGCGTCCATCACATCGCCTTCGGCACGGCCGACGTCGACGCGGACGCGGCGGCCGTCCGGGGCAAGGGCGTACGCGTGCTGTACGACGAGCCGCGCAGGGGTTCGATGGGGTCCAGGATCACGTTTCTGCACCCGAAGGACTGCCACGGTGTTCTGACAGAACTGGTCACTTCGGCGCCAGTTGAGTCACTCGAGCACTGA
- the scy gene encoding polarized growth protein Scy, giving the protein MRGYERQEREPAADVDHLSRFEAEMERLKTEREKAVQHAEDLGYQVEVLRAKLHEARRALATRPAYDSADIGYQAEQMLRNAQVQADQLRQDAERELSQARAQTQRILQEHAEQAARLQAELHQEAVNRRQQLDQELAERRQSVESHVNENVAWAEQLRARSEQQARRLIDESRSEAEQALAAARAEAERVAGEARQRLQSDAERARAEAEALLRRARTDAERLLNAASTQAQEATEHAEQLRSSTASDSDNARRQASELSRAAEQRINEAETALREARAEAEKLLAEAKEAASKTLAGAESSNEQRTRTAKEQVARLVSEASKEAEATRAEAEQAVADARAKAEKIIAEAEENARSLTAEETASQLAKAARTAEEVLNKAAEEAKATTRAASEEAERIRAGAEAEADRLRAEAHDIAEQLKGTAKDDTKEYRAKTVELQEEARRLRGDAEQLRADANAEGEKIRAEARREAVQQIEEAARTAEELLSKAKADADELRSNAATESQRVRTEAIERATTLRRQAEETLERTRAEAERHRTEAVEQSEEIKAEAERAAAGLHEDTERAVAARQAEAAEGLARLHTEAEERLASAEQALTEAREEAERIRREAAEEIDRLRTEAAERIRTLQAQAETEAERLRTEAASDAAASRAEGESVAVRLRSDAAAEAERLKSEAQDTADRVRTEAQAAAERLATEAAEALSAAQEEAARRRREAEELLGAARQEADQERERAREQSEELLASARNRVEEAQTEAVRLVEEADRRATEMVSAAEQTAQQVRDAVAGLHEQAQEEITGLRSAAEHVAERMRTEAQQEADRVRADAHAERERAAEDGNRIRREAQEESEAARSLAERTVSEAIAESERLRSDASEYVQRARTEASDAIAAAEQDASRSRAEAREDANRIRSDAAAQADTLITETTAEVERLTAETNQEAERVRAESVAKAEKLISDATGDAERLRAEAAETVGSAQQHAERIRSDAQRVKTEAAAEADRLMSNARDEADDTLDKARKEANKRRSEAAEQVDKLITETTAEADKLLTESQQSARKMTADAETQADTMVGAARSEAERLLSEATVEGNTRVERARADADELLVGARRDATAIRERAEELRDRITGEIEDLHERARRESAETMKAAGDRCDALIRAAEDQLKEAEAKAKDLVSEANSEASKVRIAAVRKAEGLLKEAEQKKATLIAEAEGIRSEAVREARAAVEEGKRELEVLVRRRQDINAEISRVQDVLEALESFEAPSSGKDGGVKAGAAVGSPRSGGKPSEG; this is encoded by the coding sequence GTGCGGGGCTACGAACGCCAGGAGCGAGAGCCGGCGGCTGACGTCGACCACCTCTCTCGGTTCGAGGCCGAGATGGAACGGCTGAAGACCGAGCGGGAGAAGGCCGTCCAGCACGCCGAGGACCTCGGCTATCAGGTCGAGGTGCTGCGCGCCAAGCTGCACGAGGCGCGGCGCGCTCTGGCGACCCGTCCTGCCTACGACAGCGCCGACATCGGCTACCAGGCCGAGCAGATGCTCCGTAACGCGCAGGTCCAGGCCGACCAGCTGCGCCAGGACGCCGAGCGGGAGCTGAGCCAGGCCCGCGCGCAGACGCAGCGGATCCTCCAGGAGCACGCCGAGCAGGCCGCCCGCCTGCAGGCGGAGCTGCACCAGGAGGCGGTCAACCGCCGTCAGCAGCTCGACCAGGAGCTGGCCGAGCGCCGGCAGAGCGTCGAGTCGCACGTCAACGAGAACGTGGCGTGGGCCGAGCAGCTGCGGGCCCGCAGCGAGCAGCAGGCCCGCCGGCTGATCGACGAGTCGCGCAGCGAGGCCGAGCAGGCCCTGGCCGCCGCCCGCGCGGAGGCCGAGCGGGTCGCGGGCGAGGCCCGCCAGCGGCTGCAGAGCGACGCCGAGCGGGCGCGCGCGGAGGCCGAGGCGCTGCTGCGCCGGGCCCGCACCGACGCCGAGCGGCTGCTGAACGCGGCCTCGACGCAGGCCCAGGAGGCCACCGAGCACGCCGAGCAGCTGCGCAGCTCCACCGCGTCCGACTCGGACAACGCCCGCCGGCAGGCCAGTGAGCTGAGCCGCGCCGCCGAGCAGCGCATCAACGAGGCCGAGACGGCCCTGCGCGAGGCGCGGGCCGAGGCGGAGAAGCTCCTCGCCGAGGCGAAGGAGGCCGCGTCCAAGACGCTCGCCGGCGCGGAGTCCTCGAACGAACAGCGCACCCGTACGGCCAAGGAGCAGGTCGCCCGGCTGGTCAGCGAGGCCAGCAAGGAGGCCGAGGCCACCAGGGCGGAGGCCGAGCAGGCCGTCGCGGACGCCCGCGCCAAGGCCGAGAAGATCATCGCCGAGGCCGAGGAGAACGCCCGCAGCCTCACCGCCGAGGAGACCGCCTCCCAGCTCGCCAAGGCCGCCCGTACGGCCGAGGAGGTCCTGAACAAGGCGGCCGAGGAAGCCAAGGCGACCACCCGGGCCGCGTCCGAGGAGGCCGAGCGGATCCGCGCCGGGGCGGAGGCCGAGGCGGACCGGCTGCGCGCCGAGGCGCACGACATCGCCGAGCAGCTCAAGGGCACGGCGAAGGACGACACCAAGGAGTACCGCGCCAAGACGGTCGAGCTGCAGGAGGAGGCGCGCCGCCTGCGCGGTGACGCCGAGCAGCTGCGCGCGGACGCCAACGCCGAGGGCGAGAAGATCCGCGCCGAGGCCCGGCGCGAGGCCGTCCAGCAGATCGAGGAGGCGGCCAGGACCGCCGAGGAGCTGCTCTCCAAGGCGAAGGCCGACGCGGACGAGCTGCGGTCCAACGCCGCCACGGAGAGCCAGCGGGTCCGTACCGAGGCCATCGAGCGCGCCACGACGCTGCGCCGGCAGGCCGAGGAGACGCTGGAGCGCACCCGCGCGGAGGCCGAGCGGCACCGCACGGAGGCCGTCGAGCAGTCCGAGGAGATCAAGGCCGAGGCCGAGCGGGCCGCCGCCGGGCTGCACGAGGACACCGAGCGGGCCGTGGCGGCCCGGCAGGCCGAGGCCGCCGAGGGGCTGGCCCGGCTGCACACGGAGGCCGAGGAGCGCCTCGCCTCCGCCGAGCAGGCGCTGACGGAGGCCCGCGAGGAGGCCGAGCGGATCCGCCGCGAGGCCGCCGAGGAGATCGACCGGCTGCGCACGGAGGCCGCCGAGCGGATCCGTACGCTGCAGGCGCAGGCCGAGACGGAGGCCGAGCGGCTGCGCACGGAGGCCGCCTCGGACGCGGCGGCGTCGCGGGCCGAGGGCGAGTCCGTCGCCGTACGGCTGCGGTCGGACGCCGCGGCGGAGGCCGAGCGGCTGAAGTCGGAGGCCCAGGACACCGCCGACCGCGTACGGACTGAGGCGCAGGCGGCCGCCGAGCGGCTCGCCACGGAGGCCGCCGAGGCGCTGTCCGCGGCCCAGGAGGAGGCGGCCAGGCGCCGCCGCGAGGCCGAGGAGCTCCTCGGCGCCGCACGCCAGGAGGCGGACCAGGAGCGCGAGCGGGCCCGCGAGCAGAGCGAGGAGCTGCTGGCCTCCGCGCGCAACCGCGTGGAGGAGGCCCAGACCGAGGCCGTCCGGCTGGTCGAGGAGGCGGACCGCCGAGCGACCGAGATGGTGTCGGCCGCCGAGCAGACCGCGCAGCAGGTGCGCGACGCCGTGGCCGGGCTGCACGAGCAGGCCCAGGAGGAGATCACCGGCCTGCGCAGCGCCGCCGAGCACGTGGCGGAGCGGATGCGCACCGAGGCGCAGCAGGAGGCCGACCGGGTCCGCGCCGACGCGCACGCGGAGCGGGAGCGGGCGGCCGAGGACGGCAACCGGATCCGGCGCGAGGCGCAGGAGGAGTCGGAGGCCGCGAGGTCGCTGGCGGAGCGCACGGTCTCGGAGGCGATCGCCGAGTCGGAGCGGCTGCGGTCGGACGCCTCGGAGTACGTCCAGCGGGCCCGCACGGAGGCCTCGGACGCCATCGCGGCGGCCGAACAGGACGCCTCGCGCTCCCGGGCCGAGGCCCGGGAGGACGCCAACCGCATCCGGTCGGACGCGGCGGCGCAGGCGGACACCCTCATCACCGAGACGACGGCCGAGGTCGAGCGGCTCACCGCGGAGACGAACCAGGAGGCGGAGCGCGTCCGCGCCGAGTCCGTGGCGAAGGCCGAGAAGCTCATCTCGGACGCGACGGGCGACGCGGAGCGGCTGCGCGCCGAGGCGGCCGAGACGGTCGGCTCCGCGCAGCAGCACGCCGAGCGGATCCGGTCCGACGCGCAGCGCGTCAAGACCGAGGCCGCCGCGGAGGCCGACCGCCTCATGTCGAACGCCCGTGACGAGGCCGACGACACGCTGGACAAGGCGCGCAAGGAAGCCAACAAGCGGCGTTCCGAGGCGGCCGAGCAGGTCGACAAGCTGATCACGGAGACGACCGCCGAGGCCGACAAGCTGCTCACCGAGTCCCAGCAGAGCGCGCGCAAGATGACCGCGGACGCCGAGACGCAGGCCGACACGATGGTGGGCGCGGCGCGCAGCGAGGCGGAGCGGCTGCTCTCCGAGGCGACCGTGGAGGGCAACACGCGGGTGGAACGGGCCAGGGCCGACGCCGACGAGCTGCTGGTCGGCGCGCGCCGGGACGCGACGGCCATAAGGGAGCGGGCCGAGGAGCTGCGCGACCGGATCACCGGCGAGATCGAGGACCTGCACGAGCGGGCCCGCCGCGAGTCCGCCGAGACGATGAAGGCGGCCGGCGACCGGTGCGACGCGCTGATCAGGGCCGCCGAGGACCAGCTGAAGGAGGCCGAGGCGAAGGCCAAGGACCTGGTGTCGGAGGCCAACTCCGAGGCGAGCAAGGTCCGGATCGCCGCCGTCCGCAAGGCGGAGGGGCTCCTGAAGGAGGCCGAGCAGAAGAAGGCCACGCTCATCGCCGAGGCCGAGGGCATCAGGTCCGAGGCGGTCCGCGAGGCCCGGGCCGCGGTCGAGGAGGGCAAGCGGGAGCTGGAGGTGCTGGTGCGCCGCCGGCAGGACATCAATGCCGAGATCTCCCGTGTCCAGGACGTCCTGGAGGCGTTGGAATCCTTTGAGGCGCCGTCGAGTGGGAAGGACGGTGGCGTCAAGGCGGGCGCTGCGGTCGGTTCGCCCCGTTCGGGTGGCAAGCCGTCGGAAGGCTAG
- a CDS encoding cellulose-binding protein — protein sequence MSDTSPYGFELVRRGYDRAQVDERISKLVSDRDSALARITALEKRIEELHLETQNAQAQVSDAEPSYAGLGARVEKILRLAEEEAKDLREEARRASEQHRELAESAAQQVRNDAESFAADRKSKAEDEGVRIVEKAKSDASQLRQEATKDAQSKREEADALFEETRAKAAQAAADFETNLAKRREQSERDLASRQAKAEKRLAEIEHRAEQLRLEAEKLRTDAERRARQTVETAQRQAEDIVADANAKADRIRSESERELAALTNRRDSINAQLTNVREMLATLTGAAVAAAGAPEDEPATRGVPAQQSR from the coding sequence ATGAGCGACACTTCCCCCTACGGCTTCGAGCTTGTGCGGCGTGGGTACGACCGCGCTCAGGTGGACGAACGCATTTCGAAGCTCGTCTCCGACCGTGACAGCGCTCTGGCCCGTATCACTGCTCTCGAGAAGCGCATCGAGGAACTCCATCTCGAAACGCAGAACGCCCAGGCCCAGGTAAGCGACGCCGAGCCGTCGTACGCCGGCCTCGGTGCCCGCGTCGAGAAGATCCTCCGCCTCGCCGAGGAGGAGGCCAAGGACCTGCGCGAGGAGGCCCGCCGAGCGTCGGAGCAGCACCGCGAGCTCGCCGAATCGGCGGCCCAGCAGGTGCGCAACGACGCAGAATCGTTCGCTGCGGACCGCAAGTCCAAGGCGGAGGACGAGGGCGTCCGGATCGTCGAGAAGGCCAAGTCCGACGCCTCCCAGCTGCGCCAGGAGGCGACCAAGGACGCCCAGTCGAAGCGTGAGGAGGCGGACGCCCTCTTCGAGGAGACCCGTGCGAAGGCCGCGCAGGCCGCCGCCGACTTCGAGACGAACCTCGCCAAGCGCCGTGAGCAGTCCGAGCGTGACCTGGCCTCGCGCCAGGCCAAGGCCGAGAAGCGTCTCGCGGAGATCGAGCACCGTGCGGAGCAGCTGCGGCTCGAGGCCGAGAAGCTGCGTACGGACGCCGAGCGCCGCGCCCGTCAGACGGTGGAGACGGCTCAGCGCCAGGCCGAGGACATCGTGGCCGACGCGAACGCCAAGGCCGACCGCATCCGGTCCGAGTCCGAGCGGGAACTCGCGGCTCTCACCAACCGGCGCGACTCGATCAACGCGCAGCTCACGAACGTGCGCGAGATGCTGGCGACGCTCACGGGGGCGGCCGTGGCCGCCGCGGGCGCTCCCGAGGACGAGCCCGCCACCCGTGGGGTGCCGGCCCAGCAGTCCCGGTAG
- a CDS encoding ABC transporter ATP-binding protein, whose translation MIEVEGLSKRYGEKTAVNRLTFAVRPGIVTGFLGPNGAGKSTTMRMMLGLDRPTAGDVRIDGQHYDRLDDPLKHIGALLDAKAVHGGRSAFNHLLCLAQSNGIPRGRVHEVLDTVGLTAVARKKAKGFSLGMGQRLGIAGALLGDPRILMFDEPVNGLDPEGIHWIRNLMKSLAAQGRTVFVSSHLMSEMALTADHLVVIGQGRLLADTSMAGFIRENSRSYVRIRSPQRELLLDVLHRAGITAVEAGGETLEVDGRRPQDIGELAAQHRIVLHELSPQQASLEEAFMRLTAESVEYHAHAGPSLGDPPPTAVPPPPRREPWGDDRKKG comes from the coding sequence ATGATCGAGGTCGAGGGGCTCAGCAAGCGGTACGGCGAGAAGACGGCCGTGAACCGTCTGACGTTCGCCGTGCGGCCCGGGATCGTCACCGGGTTCCTGGGGCCCAACGGCGCCGGGAAGTCCACGACCATGCGGATGATGCTCGGGCTCGACCGGCCGACCGCGGGGGACGTCCGTATCGACGGGCAGCACTACGACCGCCTCGACGACCCGCTCAAGCACATCGGCGCCCTCCTCGACGCCAAGGCCGTGCACGGCGGCCGCAGCGCCTTCAACCACCTGCTGTGCCTCGCGCAGAGCAACGGCATCCCGCGCGGCCGGGTGCACGAGGTCCTCGACACCGTCGGCCTCACCGCGGTGGCGAGGAAGAAGGCCAAGGGCTTCTCGCTCGGCATGGGGCAGCGGCTCGGCATCGCCGGCGCGCTGCTCGGCGACCCGCGCATCCTGATGTTCGACGAGCCGGTCAACGGGCTCGACCCCGAGGGCATCCACTGGATCCGCAACCTGATGAAATCCCTCGCCGCCCAGGGCCGTACCGTCTTCGTCTCCTCGCACCTGATGAGCGAGATGGCGCTGACCGCCGACCACCTCGTCGTCATCGGCCAGGGCCGGCTGCTCGCCGACACGTCCATGGCCGGCTTCATCCGGGAGAACTCCCGCTCGTACGTACGCATCCGGTCGCCCCAGCGGGAGCTGCTGCTCGACGTGCTGCACCGGGCCGGGATCACGGCCGTCGAGGCGGGCGGCGAGACGCTGGAGGTGGACGGCCGGCGGCCGCAGGACATCGGTGAGCTGGCCGCGCAGCACCGGATCGTGCTGCACGAACTGAGCCCCCAGCAGGCCTCGCTGGAGGAGGCCTTCATGCGGCTCACGGCGGAGTCGGTGGAGTACCACGCGCACGCCGGCCCGTCCCTCGGCGACCCGCCGCCCACCGCCGTGCCCCCGCCCCCGCGCCGGGAGCCGTGGGGCGACGACCGGAAGAAGGGCTGA
- a CDS encoding ABC transporter permease, with translation MAATQVLRSEWTKIRSVASTVWTLGLAALVTVVLGALISLLSKNEFDDMSTQDRLSFDPTYISFAGMSLGQLAMIVFGVLVVSNEYSTGMIRTSLAAVPRRGTFLLGKMAVATGLAFVVALVTSFAAFFLGQAVLGSHKASIGDPGVLRAVIGGGLYMTLIAVFSMGVATMLRSPMLSLGILMPFFFLISAVLGNVSATKKIGRFLPDQAGSKIMQVVAPLDDDVPYGPWGGLGIMALWVVLAVAGGYVMLKRRDA, from the coding sequence ATGGCCGCGACCCAGGTCCTGAGATCCGAGTGGACCAAGATCCGGTCGGTGGCGTCCACGGTGTGGACGCTGGGTCTCGCCGCCCTGGTGACCGTCGTGCTCGGCGCGCTGATCTCGCTGCTGTCCAAGAACGAGTTCGACGACATGAGCACGCAGGACCGGCTCTCCTTCGACCCCACCTACATCAGTTTCGCCGGGATGAGCCTCGGCCAGCTGGCGATGATCGTGTTCGGCGTGCTGGTGGTGTCGAACGAGTACAGCACCGGCATGATCCGCACCTCGCTCGCCGCCGTACCGCGGCGCGGCACGTTCCTCCTCGGCAAGATGGCGGTGGCGACCGGCCTCGCCTTCGTCGTGGCCCTCGTCACCAGCTTCGCCGCCTTCTTCCTCGGCCAGGCCGTGCTCGGCTCCCACAAGGCGTCGATCGGCGACCCCGGCGTGCTGCGCGCGGTCATCGGCGGCGGCCTCTACATGACCCTCATCGCCGTCTTCTCGATGGGCGTCGCCACGATGCTGCGCAGCCCGATGCTCTCCCTCGGCATCCTGATGCCGTTCTTCTTCCTGATCTCGGCCGTCCTCGGCAACGTCTCCGCCACGAAGAAGATCGGGCGGTTCCTGCCCGACCAGGCGGGCAGCAAGATCATGCAGGTGGTCGCCCCGCTCGACGACGACGTACCGTACGGGCCCTGGGGCGGCCTGGGCATCATGGCGCTGTGGGTGGTCCTCGCGGTGGCCGGCGGGTACGTGATGCTGAAGCGACGGGACGCGTAG
- a CDS encoding ABC transporter ATP-binding protein, whose product MIEAVGLTKRYGDKTAVYNLSFQVRPGSVTGFLGPNGSGKSTTMRMILGLDNPSAGQVTIGGHPYRRLPNAPRQVGALLDAKAVHGGRHARNHLLCLAQLSGIPARRVDEVLGVVGLQDVAKKRSKGFSLGMGQRLGIAAALLGDPQVLLFDEPINGLDPEGILWVRNLMKSLAAEGRTVFVSSHLMSEMAVTADHLIVIGRGQLLADMSVRDFISHNSADFARVRTPGTDPAQREKLTAALTEAGGQVMPEQDGGLRVTGLPLPRISDLAHDADVRLWELSPHQASLEEAYMRMTQGSVDYRSTTDQRAGLQQQLPPGMVPQPQMPVPGQGQPGWYAPPSPQQGGQPFAMPQGQPPAGPYGAPGVPGAGEPNPYAQPAQPAPAQPAPVQPPAAPAQPSAAPDLTKPEDAR is encoded by the coding sequence ATGATCGAGGCAGTCGGCCTGACGAAGCGCTACGGCGACAAGACGGCCGTGTACAACCTTTCCTTCCAGGTCAGGCCGGGCTCCGTCACCGGCTTCCTCGGCCCCAACGGGTCGGGCAAGTCGACGACCATGCGGATGATCCTGGGGCTCGACAACCCCAGCGCCGGGCAGGTGACGATCGGCGGCCACCCTTACCGCAGGCTGCCCAACGCCCCCCGCCAGGTCGGCGCGCTGCTCGACGCCAAGGCCGTGCACGGCGGCCGGCACGCCCGCAACCACCTGCTGTGCCTGGCGCAGCTGTCGGGCATCCCGGCCCGCCGGGTGGACGAGGTGCTCGGTGTCGTGGGGCTCCAGGACGTGGCGAAGAAGCGCTCCAAGGGCTTCTCGCTCGGCATGGGGCAGCGGCTCGGCATCGCGGCCGCGCTGCTCGGCGACCCGCAGGTGCTGCTGTTCGACGAACCGATCAACGGGCTCGACCCCGAGGGCATCCTCTGGGTGCGCAACCTGATGAAGTCCCTGGCCGCGGAGGGCCGGACGGTCTTCGTCTCCTCGCACCTGATGAGTGAGATGGCCGTCACCGCCGACCACCTGATCGTGATCGGCCGCGGCCAGCTGCTCGCCGACATGAGCGTGCGCGACTTCATCTCGCACAACTCCGCCGACTTCGCGCGGGTACGCACCCCCGGCACCGATCCCGCCCAGCGCGAGAAGCTGACGGCCGCCCTCACGGAGGCCGGCGGCCAGGTGATGCCGGAGCAGGACGGCGGGCTGCGTGTCACCGGTCTGCCGCTCCCCCGCATCAGCGATCTCGCGCACGACGCCGACGTACGGCTGTGGGAGCTCTCCCCGCACCAGGCCTCGCTGGAGGAGGCGTACATGCGGATGACACAGGGCTCCGTCGACTACCGCTCCACCACCGACCAGCGCGCGGGCCTCCAGCAGCAGCTGCCGCCCGGCATGGTGCCGCAGCCGCAGATGCCGGTACCGGGACAGGGCCAGCCCGGCTGGTACGCGCCGCCGTCGCCCCAGCAGGGCGGGCAGCCGTTCGCGATGCCCCAGGGGCAGCCGCCCGCGGGCCCCTACGGCGCTCCGGGCGTCCCGGGCGCCGGGGAGCCCAACCCCTACGCGCAGCCCGCCCAGCCGGCGCCCGCGCAGCCCGCGCCCGTGCAGCCGCCGGCCGCCCCCGCGCAGCCCTCCGCCGCCCCCGACCTGACCAAGCCCGAGGACGCCCGATGA
- a CDS encoding ABC transporter permease subunit translates to MSTPQPQTHQQAAPAPNWQQAPGTSYTSPIPIVRTHLGHALASEWTKIKSVRSTVWTLGVFLLLVVGIGLLVAANTSDNDYGDVPYTIPAFFGLILGQICLITLGVLVVSSEYGTGMIRTTFTASPQRHRVLTAKLLIFFAVAFVVSALAIGFVGLITSGLHSGASDTAWGGTVLKGALYVSLLGVLALAVGSMLRHSAGAITAMLGLVLVPAILPAFLMISDSMRTLGEKMMDYAAPNALAKIFELDTDNGTGGPQLLLLVCVTAAAIAGAYTLLERRDV, encoded by the coding sequence ATGAGCACGCCCCAGCCGCAGACGCACCAGCAGGCCGCCCCTGCCCCGAACTGGCAGCAGGCGCCCGGGACCTCGTACACCTCGCCGATCCCGATCGTCCGCACCCATCTCGGACACGCGCTCGCCTCGGAGTGGACGAAGATCAAGTCGGTGCGCTCCACGGTGTGGACGCTCGGCGTCTTCCTGCTCCTGGTCGTGGGGATCGGCCTCCTCGTCGCCGCCAACACGAGCGACAACGACTACGGGGACGTCCCCTATACGATCCCGGCCTTCTTCGGACTGATCCTCGGGCAGATCTGCCTGATCACCCTGGGCGTGCTCGTCGTCTCGTCCGAGTACGGCACGGGCATGATCCGTACCACGTTCACGGCCTCGCCGCAGCGCCACCGGGTGCTCACCGCGAAGCTGCTGATCTTCTTCGCCGTCGCGTTCGTCGTGTCGGCCCTCGCCATCGGGTTCGTCGGCCTCATCACGTCGGGCCTGCACAGCGGGGCGTCGGACACCGCGTGGGGCGGGACCGTCCTGAAGGGCGCGCTCTACGTGTCGCTGCTCGGCGTGCTGGCGCTCGCCGTGGGGTCGATGCTGCGGCACTCCGCGGGCGCGATCACCGCGATGCTCGGCCTGGTGCTCGTCCCGGCGATCCTGCCCGCGTTCCTGATGATCTCCGACAGCATGCGCACGCTCGGCGAGAAGATGATGGACTACGCCGCCCCGAACGCGCTCGCCAAGATCTTCGAGCTCGACACGGACAACGGGACCGGCGGCCCGCAGCTCCTCCTGCTCGTCTGTGTGACGGCGGCGGCCATCGCGGGCGCCTACACGCTCCTGGAGCGGCGCGACGTGTAG
- a CDS encoding ATP/GTP-binding protein, which produces MSPRRNRPRADGSGRSADEDPSGRYGGWQSSESWQGESWSVRHVAGASAQGKTYRCPGCDQQIPSGVPHVVAWPEHSGVDERRHWHKACWNAKDRRTTRVQRSRNAPRF; this is translated from the coding sequence GTGTCCCCGCGCCGCAACCGCCCCCGTGCCGATGGCTCCGGCCGGAGCGCGGACGAGGATCCGTCCGGCCGGTACGGGGGCTGGCAGTCCTCGGAGAGCTGGCAGGGCGAGTCCTGGAGCGTACGGCACGTGGCGGGCGCGAGCGCGCAGGGCAAGACGTACCGCTGCCCCGGCTGCGACCAGCAGATCCCCTCCGGCGTCCCGCACGTGGTGGCCTGGCCCGAGCACTCCGGGGTGGACGAGCGCCGCCACTGGCACAAGGCCTGCTGGAACGCGAAGGACCGCCGCACCACGAGGGTGCAGCGGTCCCGGAACGCGCCGAGGTTCTGA